Genomic window (Dyadobacter fanqingshengii):
TGCGCGCGTCATGCGGGAAGCCGGGCCCCAGGAACCCTGCATATATTTAGTCCCAATGTTAAACCTGGCCTGCTGAATGAAATTGACATCGTAAGGTTGATGGTCATACATTGCGCCCGTGGCGGCAATTACCCGCTCATACGCAGCGGGAAACATAACGCATTTGGGCAGCAGCGCACCGGCGCCTTTGTACCAGCAGTTACTGGCGGCGGATACGATCACCAGTCCTGCATCATATGCATCATTAACTGCCCTTGCCATTTTCTTGCTGGGTTTGCCCGCCATAGACATCGTTACAACCTCGCAACCGATTTCAACGGCATACTCTAATGCATTGCAGAAGTTCTCACTGTTCATAATCACAACAGATTCGGAAATGCGGATTGGCACCACTTCCGCGAACGGTATCCCGCCAACAAAGCCTTCAAATTCATCGAATGTAGCTGATTTTGTCACATTATTTCCTGCAAGGAGCGTCATAGTTCCCAGTCCGTGCCCATCCTGGCCAGAGGCGCTTTTGTCGATGGCCTGATTTGGGTCTTCTCCGGAAACATAACTTCTGGCAAGGGTTGTGTTGAGATTTAAGGGTCTGGCGACGTGGCCTTCGATAAAGCCGGTGTCCAAATGGCCAACCCGGATATGCGCACCGGGCCTGTGCGTCTGTACAAATGCGTGGGCCTTGGCAAGCTGCGAATGTTTTTCGTCCAGATGCCAACCCATCCTTGCGTCAGGTTCACCCTGGTTTAGCGATGGCGGCCATTCCTTAATGTAATCGGGATTGTTGATATCCCCTTCCCGGCTGACCGCGCCATTTTGGGCCGGAGCCAAACTCAATACCGGCTCTACGATAGCATCATGCCCCAGCCTGTCCAGCTCCGTTTGGATGGCATGGACAACTGACCATGCATGTTCATTAGGAATCCCTGGAAATTCCAAAGTCGTTACCTGCCTGCTGCCTTTCACAACATTGCTGAGTACTACCGCATCCTTTCCAGGAAAATAATCGCCGGCCAGCGCAACAGGCAGGTCAATCGTGAGGACGGCCGGTTTTTTTAAGGTAAGCATATCCCAGGGTGCTTCACGCTCAAAACTAATCCTGGCTGTTTCCTTTTTTTGAAGACGTGGCTTTCGAAAACCTTTCACCTGATCGGCGTCGGGAATGTTGATGGTAAACGGGAAATAATGTTCAAATGCAGGGATAATGCCTCCATATTGAAAAAAGTTGGGCCGGGGCATGAAATAGCGCTGCTGAACGGCCGCAATGAGCATTTCACAATTGGCATCTTTGTAAGCAGGATCTTTAAAGATTTCTATGAATGCTTCGGTGAAAATACCGTTGTTTTCCCCATCCAGCGTTGTTTCGTCATCCTGGCATGCGGCGAGTAATTTTACCGAAGCTTTTACCTGTGATCCCTGGGCCTTAGTCTGATATTTCTTTTGGATTGGTTTATAAATGCTTTCTCCAAACTTGACATAGATCCTTTTTTTAACATTCGTATCTAATTTCCGGGATCTTGCTCCTCCCGTCATTGCAGCTCGTTCCATGCCATTGGCAAGTATTTTACTGAGGTCAAGTTCTCCGTCTCTTGTTATTGTGCCAGCGTGGCAACTGTCCGAAACGATCAGTATCCGCGTGCCTTCTGAGAATTTTTCAAAGGCTTCGTAAAGCTCATCATCCAGTAACTGACGGTCATATAAGCACCAGGTCTGATCATTTTGTTCATTATCAAAACCTGCTGGTTTATCATTGGCCAGTTCCCCGCCATGACCCGCGTAGGTTAATAGCAGAATATCGCCCGCAACCATCTGTGTCGCATAGGAGTTGAGCGCGTGCTTGACCGCGTCCGATGTGGCGTATTCGTCATGCAGTTTACTGGTGGTATAGCCAAGGCCTATGGCAAAGGACTCCCAGAACAAAGCGTCGTTGACAGCTGCCTTCAACTCCGGCATGTCTCCGTAATGTGCTACATCGGCCCTGTTAAGACCAATATGTAATGAATATCCTGTTGACATCGGAAATGAGTTGGTTTTGAATTAGAAAAACTTAATCGAACATCAGGAGCGTCTGCCCGTAATCAGGCGGGTTCCCTGAGAAAATCAAGCAACTGGCTTTGCGCCCGCTTTTCACGGAAATAGGCCAGATGCGTGCTGGCTATGGTGCGGGTGTGGGTTGTTGCATCGTAGCCGTCTATCGCGTTCATGCTTTCAATGGTCACCGCAAAGTCGTTCGGCTGGCCATCGTAAAGCGTGAATGTCAGTCCCGGGAAAAACACTTTTTTGACTAATGCCTCCTTTACCTTTTTCAAGAACGGGTCGTCTCCGTCATACGCAGATCCAATTAAAGCAGTATCTCCGGCCACCACATTATACCTG
Coding sequences:
- a CDS encoding caspase family protein, yielding MSTGYSLHIGLNRADVAHYGDMPELKAAVNDALFWESFAIGLGYTTSKLHDEYATSDAVKHALNSYATQMVAGDILLLTYAGHGGELANDKPAGFDNEQNDQTWCLYDRQLLDDELYEAFEKFSEGTRILIVSDSCHAGTITRDGELDLSKILANGMERAAMTGGARSRKLDTNVKKRIYVKFGESIYKPIQKKYQTKAQGSQVKASVKLLAACQDDETTLDGENNGIFTEAFIEIFKDPAYKDANCEMLIAAVQQRYFMPRPNFFQYGGIIPAFEHYFPFTINIPDADQVKGFRKPRLQKKETARISFEREAPWDMLTLKKPAVLTIDLPVALAGDYFPGKDAVVLSNVVKGSRQVTTLEFPGIPNEHAWSVVHAIQTELDRLGHDAIVEPVLSLAPAQNGAVSREGDINNPDYIKEWPPSLNQGEPDARMGWHLDEKHSQLAKAHAFVQTHRPGAHIRVGHLDTGFIEGHVARPLNLNTTLARSYVSGEDPNQAIDKSASGQDGHGLGTMTLLAGNNVTKSATFDEFEGFVGGIPFAEVVPIRISESVVIMNSENFCNALEYAVEIGCEVVTMSMAGKPSKKMARAVNDAYDAGLVIVSAASNCWYKGAGALLPKCVMFPAAYERVIAATGAMYDHQPYDVNFIQQARFNIGTKYMQGSWGPASRMTRALAAYTPNTPWASTAIPFLRSGGGTSSATPQVASAAALWIAYHRDELEQKGYYKPGHQWKKVEAVRNALYTAAAKGETFTEWQKYYGNGILRAFDALLVGVPDAADLQPSPEAESSLFGIGETIGAFFKNRKLFRSEAVKPSVEALTAELVDLLQTDPEFYRLYSVINLTDPISCAAHINNDEFKSKVIKSPYASPYLKQAMID